From a region of the Sporomusaceae bacterium FL31 genome:
- a CDS encoding FMN-binding glutamate synthase family protein, whose translation MPISMSKVQALLPYLITFTLLGIIAIFLVRPLTRYLIKLVTSSMVTKLLTEEYTKNIAELLPSLTRFSALNLLELSLRAENGKVITRPLGSPRHFAGYDNLMFSPRQLTQLSLPESTQIDLSVTIGATAQKPLVIQIPLMIGAMAYGLALSQEAKVALAKAAKNLKTATCSGEGPFLPEEPLETDKYILQICRWSWGARTAEQIAFADMLEVQMGQGADMGVARIEASEIEGRARILGGLAPGEPAISLTAPPGVQSPADWPAFMKNLRQRAKGIPIALKIMATDHLEEELAMAVDLGFDAIVIDGAEGGSHATAPIKQDDFGIPSLNALVRAKKFLKNHPISLVISGGYFTPGQCLKALALGADAIYLATVPLLALGHNQVQKVIPWEPPTTLIYYNSPTKTELDIDLSATSVTNVFTAMVLEMEEAMRALGKSSLKELSPDDLVALDALTADLTGVKPALGRPQIPTRLSPQPTELAAIQQLKQLLSFAYRLEQFSKTVLIELCQQQDFSRLQVLKAEYQHLLTQKQDLDLANLSNSSQQ comes from the coding sequence ATGCCGATCAGTATGAGCAAGGTTCAGGCGTTATTGCCATACCTAATTACATTCACCTTACTAGGCATAATAGCGATATTTTTGGTTAGGCCGCTGACTCGCTATCTGATAAAGTTAGTCACCAGTTCAATGGTAACAAAGCTGCTGACAGAAGAGTACACCAAAAACATTGCTGAATTGCTGCCCTCATTAACCCGTTTTTCAGCTTTAAATTTGCTTGAATTAAGTTTACGGGCTGAGAATGGCAAGGTCATTACGAGGCCCCTAGGATCACCAAGACATTTTGCAGGCTACGACAATCTTATGTTTTCGCCCCGTCAATTGACTCAATTATCACTGCCGGAAAGCACCCAAATAGACCTCTCGGTAACCATTGGCGCCACAGCGCAGAAGCCTTTAGTCATTCAGATTCCACTTATGATTGGCGCCATGGCTTACGGATTGGCTCTCAGCCAAGAAGCCAAAGTAGCACTTGCCAAAGCAGCAAAAAATTTGAAGACTGCCACCTGCTCTGGTGAAGGGCCCTTTCTCCCAGAGGAACCGCTGGAAACCGATAAGTATATTCTGCAAATATGCCGCTGGTCATGGGGCGCCAGAACAGCTGAGCAAATTGCTTTTGCAGATATGCTCGAAGTACAAATGGGACAAGGAGCCGATATGGGCGTAGCACGAATTGAAGCCTCAGAAATTGAAGGCCGGGCCCGCATTCTTGGCGGTTTAGCGCCAGGAGAACCGGCAATTTCTCTCACAGCACCACCAGGAGTTCAATCGCCAGCTGATTGGCCTGCGTTCATGAAAAATCTGCGCCAAAGAGCTAAAGGCATTCCAATTGCTTTAAAAATAATGGCCACCGATCATTTGGAAGAAGAATTGGCCATGGCAGTGGATTTAGGCTTTGATGCCATTGTGATCGATGGTGCCGAAGGTGGTTCTCATGCAACAGCCCCGATTAAACAAGATGACTTTGGAATCCCCAGCTTAAATGCATTAGTTCGCGCAAAAAAATTTTTAAAGAACCATCCTATTAGTTTAGTCATATCAGGTGGTTATTTTACACCTGGGCAATGCCTCAAAGCCTTAGCCCTAGGAGCTGATGCCATCTATCTTGCCACCGTTCCCCTGTTGGCTTTGGGACACAACCAAGTGCAAAAGGTTATTCCCTGGGAGCCGCCAACTACCCTCATTTACTATAACTCTCCTACCAAAACAGAACTTGACATCGACCTGTCTGCTACCAGTGTAACCAATGTTTTTACCGCTATGGTCTTAGAAATGGAAGAAGCCATGCGTGCCTTGGGCAAATCATCCTTAAAAGAACTGAGTCCCGACGACCTGGTTGCCTTAGATGCTTTAACGGCTGACCTTACTGGAGTGAAGCCGGCATTAGGCAGACCCCAAATACCAACACGCCTTTCTCCCCAGCCTACCGAGTTGGCCGCTATCCAGCAGCTTAAACAATTACTGAGCTTTGCCTACCGCTTAGAACAATTTAGTAAAACTGTTCTCATTGAATTGTGCCAGCAACAAGATTTTTCCCGGCTCCAGGTATTGAAAGCTGAGTATCAGCACTTGCTTACGCAAAAGCAAGACTTAGACCTAGCCAATCTTTCCAACTCATCCCAACAATAA
- a CDS encoding ABC transporter ATP-binding protein has protein sequence MRFLNKYRNKYGKYFWIAVVFVTLEAVCDLLQPTLMAKIIDVGIAGKQMDYILHMGGIMLGITAVGALSATVRNIVSSRVSQQLGADLRADLYEKIQTLSFASIDQLDRASLVTRLTNDVTQVQAFVNGMMRISLKAPLLCIGGLVMAISLNTQLAVVLAAVVPVVIVLILINMKVGFPLFIKVQTALDQVNSVIREYLAGVRVVKAFNRFDYELEKFAVVNNELEAKSVTAIQMMSAFGPGITLTLNLGIVFVLWLGGLGVSRGEIQVGHIIAFINYMMQILFSLMIISMVFNMFVRAHASAGRIEEVFLQKNDMEWNLTEQDISPKFEDSGKVEFEHVYFAYERNASEPVLKEIQLTCMPGETIGIIGPTGSGKSSLVHLIPRFYDVLSGAVKVNGKDVREIDPQSLREMIAIVPQKTVLFSGTIMDNLRWGKKDATAEELEAAAKLAEAHEFIMSFPEGYQTRLGQGGVNLSGGQKQRLAIARALLREPAILILDDCTSALDTATESKIKKAIRHYAEKLTCLMIAQRITSVMDADTIVVLDYGHIVGIGRHEELMQSCPVYQEIYQSQLGRR, from the coding sequence ATGCGTTTTTTAAATAAATATCGGAACAAATATGGAAAATATTTTTGGATAGCGGTAGTTTTTGTTACCTTGGAAGCTGTATGTGATTTGCTGCAGCCTACTCTTATGGCAAAAATTATTGATGTAGGTATAGCGGGTAAGCAAATGGATTATATCTTGCATATGGGTGGGATTATGCTGGGGATTACGGCAGTAGGAGCGCTTTCAGCTACTGTCCGCAACATTGTATCAAGCAGGGTATCCCAACAGTTAGGAGCCGATTTAAGAGCTGATCTGTATGAGAAAATCCAAACATTATCTTTTGCCAGTATTGATCAGCTGGATAGAGCATCCTTGGTTACCCGGTTGACGAATGATGTTACCCAGGTTCAAGCATTTGTAAATGGAATGATGCGCATTTCATTAAAGGCACCGTTGCTATGTATCGGCGGTCTCGTTATGGCGATCAGCTTAAACACTCAGTTAGCTGTTGTCCTGGCAGCAGTTGTGCCAGTGGTCATTGTGCTCATTTTGATTAATATGAAAGTTGGGTTTCCGCTGTTTATCAAGGTCCAAACAGCGCTTGATCAGGTAAACAGTGTCATCAGAGAGTATTTAGCTGGCGTAAGAGTTGTTAAGGCTTTCAACCGATTTGACTATGAGCTGGAGAAGTTTGCTGTGGTTAACAACGAGCTTGAAGCTAAATCAGTTACAGCCATTCAGATGATGTCAGCCTTTGGTCCAGGAATTACATTAACATTGAATCTAGGCATTGTGTTTGTGTTATGGCTAGGCGGCTTAGGTGTCAGTCGTGGCGAGATTCAAGTCGGTCATATTATCGCGTTTATCAATTATATGATGCAAATTTTATTTTCGCTGATGATTATTTCGATGGTATTTAATATGTTTGTCAGAGCTCATGCGTCTGCAGGCCGGATCGAGGAAGTCTTTCTGCAAAAAAATGATATGGAGTGGAACCTGACTGAACAAGACATTAGCCCTAAGTTTGAAGATAGCGGAAAAGTAGAGTTTGAGCATGTCTATTTTGCCTACGAACGAAATGCCAGTGAGCCTGTACTTAAAGAGATTCAGCTGACTTGTATGCCGGGAGAAACCATTGGAATTATTGGCCCAACTGGTTCGGGGAAAAGCAGTTTAGTTCATTTAATTCCGCGCTTCTATGATGTTCTCTCTGGGGCCGTGAAAGTAAATGGTAAGGATGTCCGTGAGATTGATCCCCAATCACTGCGTGAAATGATTGCGATCGTTCCCCAAAAGACGGTACTGTTTAGCGGGACCATCATGGACAACCTTCGATGGGGCAAAAAAGATGCAACTGCTGAAGAGCTTGAGGCAGCCGCTAAGCTGGCTGAAGCTCATGAGTTCATCATGTCGTTTCCTGAAGGCTATCAAACGCGGCTGGGGCAGGGTGGTGTAAATTTATCGGGTGGACAAAAACAGCGTTTGGCAATTGCCCGGGCTTTATTGCGAGAACCAGCTATTTTGATATTAGATGATTGTACGAGTGCGCTGGATACTGCTACAGAAAGTAAAATAAAAAAAGCCATCAGGCATTATGCTGAGAAACTCACCTGTTTGATGATTGCCCAACGCATTACCTCGGTGATGGATGCCGATACCATTGTGGTATTGGACTATGGTCATATTGTTGGTATAGGCCGACATGAAGAGTTAATGCAATCTTGCCCGGTTTATCAGGAGATTTATCAGTCCCAGTTGGGAAGGAGATGA
- the yfiC gene encoding putative ABC transporter ATP-binding protein YfiC, which translates to MAQNPIIGGPARGGGTFGSRNSKDIVKPRSFSGTMRRLWRYLRPERKPLAIIFIFVLIDAALTLVGPYIIGVSVDRMAAGKTIELGLLEQLLLLLTITYVAEGGLAFLKSWLMAGVSQRVVKELRRTLFAKLQKLPVAFFDTHTHGELMSRLANDIDNVSSTISQSSIQLMGGIIAIIGSLIMMLVLSPALTLASLITVPLVILLTRTVSQKTSILFKDQQVQLGKLNSHVEETISGIQVIKAFNHEQQAIEDFRTVNQQLCNVGMKAQIWSGFIMPLMNVINNIGLAAIAIVGGTLAVQDVITVGVIASFVSYSRQFVRPLNELANIFNILQSGVAGAERVFEILDEQEETPDPAAASALDQPQGQVVFDHVSFGYRPDVPILKNVSFSAQPGSRVAFVGPTGAGKTTVVNLLTRFYEVQTGRILIDGRDIRDYTRESLRRCFGIVLQDTYLFAGTIKDNIKYGKPDASDPEVFAAAAKANAASFIKRLPKQYDTLLAENGGNLSQGQKQLISIARVMLTNPAILILDEATSSIDTRTEFHIQDALRKIMHNRTTFIIAHRLNTIRDADKILVIQQGEIAEQGTHEQLINQQGAYYQLYNPVI; encoded by the coding sequence ATGGCCCAAAATCCTATTATCGGCGGTCCGGCTCGCGGGGGCGGAACCTTTGGCAGCCGCAATAGCAAGGATATAGTCAAGCCTAGAAGTTTTAGCGGGACCATGCGAAGGCTTTGGCGTTATCTCAGGCCGGAACGAAAACCGCTGGCGATTATCTTTATCTTTGTGCTTATTGATGCGGCATTGACTTTGGTCGGGCCTTACATTATTGGTGTTTCAGTAGACAGAATGGCTGCTGGAAAAACGATTGAGCTGGGACTGTTGGAGCAGCTTCTGCTGCTTTTGACAATCACCTATGTTGCTGAAGGCGGATTGGCATTTTTAAAAAGCTGGCTGATGGCAGGCGTCTCACAACGGGTTGTGAAAGAACTCAGACGGACATTGTTTGCGAAGCTGCAAAAACTGCCTGTAGCCTTCTTTGATACTCACACCCATGGAGAGTTGATGAGCAGGCTGGCCAATGATATTGATAATGTAAGCAGTACGATATCGCAGTCCTCAATTCAGTTAATGGGCGGGATCATTGCCATTATCGGTTCCTTGATTATGATGCTGGTGCTTAGCCCTGCTTTAACTCTGGCTAGTCTGATTACTGTACCGTTAGTGATTTTGCTGACACGAACTGTATCACAGAAAACCAGCATTTTGTTTAAAGATCAGCAAGTGCAGCTTGGTAAATTAAATTCTCATGTTGAGGAAACGATTTCCGGAATTCAAGTCATTAAGGCGTTTAATCATGAGCAGCAGGCCATTGAGGACTTTAGAACAGTCAATCAGCAGCTATGCAATGTGGGTATGAAGGCTCAGATCTGGTCTGGGTTTATCATGCCGCTCATGAATGTCATCAATAACATTGGTCTTGCTGCGATTGCCATTGTTGGCGGCACATTAGCCGTACAGGATGTGATCACTGTTGGCGTCATTGCCAGCTTTGTTAGTTATTCCCGCCAATTTGTGCGGCCATTGAATGAATTGGCTAATATTTTTAATATCCTGCAGTCCGGAGTTGCCGGTGCAGAACGTGTATTTGAAATTCTTGATGAACAGGAAGAGACTCCTGACCCTGCTGCGGCCAGCGCGTTGGATCAGCCCCAGGGACAGGTCGTTTTTGATCATGTTAGCTTTGGCTATCGGCCTGATGTGCCAATCTTAAAAAATGTCAGCTTCTCAGCTCAGCCAGGCAGCAGGGTGGCTTTTGTTGGACCCACAGGCGCCGGGAAAACAACTGTAGTTAATTTGCTTACGCGATTTTATGAGGTTCAAACAGGTCGGATTTTAATTGATGGGCGGGACATTCGGGATTATACCAGGGAAAGTTTAAGACGGTGTTTTGGTATCGTGCTTCAGGATACTTATTTGTTTGCAGGTACAATCAAGGACAATATTAAATACGGTAAGCCTGATGCGAGTGATCCTGAAGTTTTTGCTGCAGCGGCTAAGGCCAATGCCGCTTCCTTTATTAAACGGCTGCCCAAGCAGTATGATACCTTATTGGCGGAAAATGGCGGAAATCTAAGCCAAGGGCAGAAGCAGCTTATTTCAATCGCTCGCGTGATGTTAACCAATCCGGCAATTCTCATTCTTGATGAAGCAACCAGCAGTATTGATACTCGCACGGAATTTCATATCCAAGATGCTTTGCGAAAGATTATGCATAATCGGACGACGTTTATTATTGCGCACAGGTTAAATACCATTCGTGATGCAGATAAAATTTTGGTGATTCAACAGGGTGAGATTGCTGAGCAGGGTACGCATGAGCAACTGATCAATCAACAAGGGGCTTACTATCAATTGTATAATCCGGTCATATAA
- the htrA gene encoding serine protease produces the protein MLNKKIMAVLVVILLVVGVVMPVCAASHLNLLSPSLATYTGSGFFITTSVVVTSNHVVRDASRIEIIYNNEIRLKGEVLACDEASDLALVKVSGLEYLVNPLTLANSNTVRQGSRVYAVGFPLPDIMGVQAKLGEGIISSTTGLQGDLTMYQISTPVQPGNSGGPLLNERAEVIGVVAGGLNAVSMLRQGILPQNVNYAVKINNLFNLANTCELDVRLSQAGGGETLSAADVMDIARQAVVLIVVAKEQ, from the coding sequence ATGCTTAACAAGAAGATAATGGCGGTTCTTGTTGTTATTCTGTTGGTTGTTGGCGTGGTAATGCCGGTCTGTGCGGCAAGTCATTTAAATCTTCTCAGCCCGAGTTTAGCTACCTATACTGGCAGTGGTTTCTTCATCACGACTAGTGTTGTGGTCACAAGCAATCATGTCGTCCGTGATGCTAGCAGAATTGAAATTATCTATAATAATGAAATACGGCTCAAGGGAGAAGTTCTGGCCTGTGATGAAGCCAGCGATTTAGCACTTGTGAAAGTATCGGGACTGGAATATCTAGTTAATCCATTGACTCTCGCCAATTCTAATACGGTGCGTCAAGGCAGCCGGGTGTATGCAGTTGGATTTCCTTTACCAGATATTATGGGAGTGCAGGCAAAATTGGGAGAAGGAATTATCAGCAGTACAACTGGATTGCAAGGTGATTTGACCATGTATCAGATCAGCACGCCAGTGCAGCCTGGCAACAGCGGTGGTCCATTATTGAATGAGCGAGCTGAAGTGATTGGCGTGGTTGCCGGTGGCTTGAACGCCGTTAGTATGCTCAGGCAGGGCATTCTTCCTCAGAATGTAAATTACGCGGTAAAGATTAATAATCTTTTTAATCTTGCTAACACTTGTGAATTAGACGTTCGGCTCAGTCAGGCTGGTGGAGGGGAAACTCTTAGCGCTGCGGATGTTATGGATATTGCCAGGCAAGCGGTAGTGCTTATCGTGGTTGCCAAGGAGCAATAA
- a CDS encoding transcriptional regulator codes for MSNKNLDCGDQLCVNEVRLAKIKDDLPDEELFLDIADTFQVLSEPTRVKIVYVLFEGKELCVHHIATLLDMSSSAVSHQLRQLRNMRLVKTRKDGQHVYYSLSDGHIMQLFHQCVEHVQE; via the coding sequence ATGTCAAATAAAAACTTAGATTGCGGCGATCAACTTTGTGTTAATGAAGTTCGATTAGCAAAAATAAAAGACGATTTACCCGATGAAGAGCTTTTTTTGGATATTGCAGACACCTTTCAGGTACTCAGTGAGCCTACTCGAGTAAAAATTGTTTATGTATTATTTGAAGGAAAAGAGCTATGTGTGCATCATATTGCAACATTGCTTGATATGTCTTCATCTGCTGTATCACATCAATTAAGGCAATTGCGGAATATGCGATTAGTCAAAACCCGCAAGGATGGTCAGCATGTGTATTATTCATTAAGTGATGGTCATATTATGCAATTGTTCCATCAATGTGTGGAGCATGTACAGGAGTGA
- a CDS encoding copper-translocating P-type ATPase — MDEKNASAHEHDGHDHGHAHGNHKQEFIIIGIAAVLLLLHWFEWLPAIAGIDTALLAALISGFPIVRAAVIAIIQQGDTKVGLLVSIAIVASIAIGEYFAAAEVAIIMSIGELLEHITVEKSNTSLQKLAELAPLKACLLTDQGERYVAAEEVQVGDRLLVKPGEKIPVDGVVENGQVTIDQSMITGEPLPVVKVIGDPLYGGTLVQLGSVEMTATKVGKDTALGHIIQMVEQAQQSKAPIARLIDRWANWFVPLSLAIALLVYLVTGDLVRGVTILIVFCPCAMLLSTPTAVAAAIGTAARRGILIKGGEVLERAGKINMLVFDKTGTVTLGRPTVQDIHCFADLQQEQVLAIAGGIEKRSEHHLAKAILQAAGSQQVVLQEPDQWEQVVGQGVRAVYGTDQYLLGNVTLLKDHHITISEDQVRYVEKQQQQGATAVFFVKNDTLAAIMSIIDPIREGIPETITQLKDAGIGQVTMLTGDSTAAGTAVGNQVGITSVIGDLLPGQKASLVSQYQQDGNFVAMVGDGINDAPALAQAHVGIAMGVGGTDVAIEAADIALLSDDLGKIATTILLSRSALRTIQQNIIAANAINIVAIGVAAYGLLGPVGAAIVHNAGAILVVLNSARLLKYQDAKLSPGDLAEKPATSAG; from the coding sequence ATGGATGAAAAAAACGCATCAGCTCATGAACATGACGGACATGATCACGGGCATGCACATGGGAATCATAAACAAGAATTTATTATCATTGGAATTGCTGCCGTTCTTCTTCTTTTGCACTGGTTTGAATGGCTTCCTGCAATAGCGGGTATTGATACCGCTTTGCTGGCAGCACTGATTAGCGGATTTCCTATTGTAAGAGCTGCGGTTATCGCTATTATTCAACAAGGTGACACTAAAGTCGGCCTACTGGTTAGTATTGCGATTGTGGCGTCTATTGCCATTGGGGAGTATTTCGCAGCAGCCGAAGTAGCTATTATTATGAGTATTGGCGAGCTTCTGGAACACATTACGGTAGAAAAATCAAATACATCGCTGCAAAAATTAGCTGAGCTAGCACCGCTCAAAGCCTGTTTGTTGACAGACCAAGGCGAACGTTATGTAGCCGCCGAAGAGGTACAGGTCGGTGACCGCTTGCTGGTAAAACCAGGTGAGAAAATTCCGGTTGACGGTGTTGTCGAGAATGGTCAGGTTACTATTGATCAATCGATGATTACTGGTGAACCGTTACCTGTTGTCAAAGTAATTGGCGATCCATTATATGGCGGGACTTTAGTTCAATTAGGCTCAGTCGAGATGACGGCTACTAAGGTAGGCAAGGATACGGCGTTAGGACATATCATCCAAATGGTGGAGCAAGCACAGCAAAGCAAAGCTCCGATAGCGCGACTGATTGACCGCTGGGCGAATTGGTTTGTACCACTCAGTTTAGCCATTGCATTGCTGGTCTATCTTGTAACCGGAGACTTAGTCCGGGGTGTGACCATTCTGATTGTTTTTTGCCCCTGTGCCATGCTGCTTAGTACTCCGACGGCTGTCGCCGCTGCGATTGGGACAGCAGCCCGCCGCGGTATTCTCATAAAAGGCGGCGAAGTGTTGGAACGGGCAGGAAAAATTAATATGCTTGTTTTTGATAAAACAGGTACTGTAACGTTGGGCCGCCCAACCGTGCAGGACATTCACTGTTTCGCTGATTTGCAGCAAGAGCAAGTGCTCGCAATCGCAGGAGGGATTGAAAAACGCTCAGAGCATCATTTAGCTAAAGCTATCTTGCAGGCAGCGGGCAGCCAGCAGGTTGTGCTGCAAGAACCAGATCAATGGGAGCAAGTGGTAGGGCAAGGAGTTCGTGCAGTTTACGGCACTGATCAATATTTGCTGGGTAATGTCACTTTACTTAAGGATCATCATATCACGATCAGTGAAGATCAGGTGCGTTATGTTGAAAAGCAGCAGCAGCAAGGTGCTACCGCTGTGTTTTTTGTGAAGAATGATACTCTGGCTGCGATTATGAGTATTATTGATCCAATTCGTGAAGGGATTCCGGAAACCATCACTCAGTTAAAAGACGCTGGGATCGGCCAGGTCACGATGTTAACAGGTGATAGCACGGCAGCAGGTACTGCGGTAGGTAATCAAGTCGGGATAACTTCGGTAATCGGTGATTTGTTACCTGGCCAAAAAGCGAGTTTGGTTAGTCAGTATCAACAAGACGGCAATTTTGTTGCAATGGTCGGTGACGGGATCAATGATGCTCCGGCGTTAGCACAGGCTCATGTGGGAATCGCCATGGGAGTGGGGGGGACTGATGTAGCCATTGAAGCTGCTGATATTGCTTTACTGTCGGATGATCTTGGCAAAATTGCAACCACTATTTTGTTAAGCCGGTCGGCACTGCGTACCATTCAACAGAATATCATTGCTGCCAATGCCATCAATATTGTTGCCATTGGTGTAGCTGCTTATGGCCTGCTGGGGCCGGTAGGTGCGGCTATTGTTCATAATGCCGGTGCTATTTTGGTAGTCTTAAATTCAGCTAGGCTGTTAAAATATCAGGATGCGAAACTTTCTCCAGGCGATTTAGCAGAAAAACCCGCAACATCAGCTGGTTGA
- a CDS encoding nitroreductase, with amino-acid sequence MGKTFLAAVKDRRTYYGISKEAVVSDERIQEIIQDAVKHTPSAFNSQSARVIILLGENHNQLWSITKDELKKIVPAANFAATEEKINSFQNGYGSILFFEDMAVIETLQSKFPIYKDNFPIWSNHSSGMLQHVVWTALEIEGFGASLQHYSPLIDEAVKAAWDIPEKWKLIAQMPFGKPTAEPGPKEFQPLEERIRVYK; translated from the coding sequence ATGGGAAAAACATTTCTAGCAGCAGTGAAAGACAGAAGGACCTATTACGGAATTAGTAAAGAAGCTGTTGTCTCCGATGAACGGATTCAAGAGATCATTCAGGATGCCGTTAAGCATACGCCATCGGCCTTTAATTCTCAAAGTGCCAGAGTTATCATTCTGCTTGGTGAAAACCATAATCAACTGTGGTCAATTACCAAAGATGAGTTAAAAAAAATTGTTCCAGCAGCAAATTTTGCAGCTACGGAAGAAAAAATCAACTCTTTCCAAAATGGTTATGGTTCAATCCTGTTTTTTGAAGACATGGCGGTTATTGAAACTCTTCAGAGCAAGTTCCCGATTTACAAAGATAATTTCCCAATTTGGTCTAACCATTCATCAGGGATGCTTCAGCATGTAGTTTGGACTGCTTTAGAAATTGAGGGATTTGGTGCGTCGCTGCAGCATTACAGCCCACTTATTGATGAGGCCGTCAAAGCAGCCTGGGATATTCCTGAGAAATGGAAGCTTATCGCCCAAATGCCTTTTGGCAAGCCAACAGCGGAACCTGGGCCTAAGGAATTTCAACCATTAGAAGAACGGATCAGAGTTTATAAATAA
- the clpP gene encoding ATP-dependent Clp protease proteolytic subunit encodes MELQENYKHEKWQEKLLKTRSIIISGEITQALAEKITAQLLILQEMGDQPIRLYINSQGGHVEAGDTIHDMIRFIKPRVIVIGTGWVASAGITIYLAADKEDRYSLPNTRYMIHQPLGGVHGQATDIQIEADEIIKVRSRINKLISERTGQTLERVEKDTRRNYWLDVQEAKEYGIVHQIITAHSELPAL; translated from the coding sequence TTGGAACTTCAAGAAAATTACAAGCATGAAAAATGGCAGGAAAAGTTACTTAAAACCCGGTCAATTATTATCTCAGGCGAGATTACGCAAGCGCTGGCTGAAAAGATAACAGCTCAGTTATTGATTTTGCAGGAGATGGGTGATCAACCAATCCGATTATACATCAACAGTCAAGGCGGGCATGTTGAAGCTGGTGATACCATTCATGACATGATTCGCTTCATCAAACCACGCGTTATTGTCATTGGTACTGGCTGGGTTGCTAGTGCCGGGATTACCATATATCTTGCAGCTGACAAGGAAGACCGCTATTCTCTGCCCAATACCCGCTATATGATTCATCAGCCGTTAGGCGGCGTTCACGGACAAGCTACTGATATTCAGATAGAGGCTGATGAAATTATTAAGGTGCGTTCTAGAATTAATAAACTAATTAGTGAAAGAACCGGGCAGACACTGGAGCGAGTTGAAAAAGATACGCGAAGAAATTATTGGCTGGATGTACAGGAAGCCAAGGAATATGGCATTGTGCATCAAATTATTACCGCGCACAGTGAGCTTCCTGCTCTGTAG
- a CDS encoding LysR family transcriptional regulator gives MYLRNLESFLTVARLLSFGEAARTLNYSQSTISEQIHSLEEYLGARLFERMGRKIFLTEQGKQLLPVAERLVRETKDIKNLFSDNSIVAGVITIGAAESLCVFWLPPLLKEFRASYPKVQINLKVGNCVDFPYWLQQNMIDVAFGLNDESEQQQLRQIELFRGETVFIVAPDHDLAGISVLNIGHLTGQTVLLPEGFCGYPMDLKDLIEENRIKANTIMEFGSLESIKQCVKNGLGISLLPRISVEDELQRGELIRLEWDGPDIPIQAQMLFHRDKWLSPPLAALEQLITSKTQR, from the coding sequence ATGTATCTGAGAAATCTAGAATCGTTTTTAACTGTTGCCAGATTATTGAGTTTTGGTGAGGCAGCACGGACTCTCAATTATTCTCAATCCACCATATCGGAGCAAATTCATTCGCTGGAAGAATATCTTGGTGCAAGGTTATTTGAGCGAATGGGGAGAAAGATATTTTTGACTGAACAGGGTAAGCAGCTATTGCCGGTTGCTGAACGTTTGGTTCGAGAGACTAAGGATATCAAAAATTTATTCAGTGACAATAGCATTGTTGCAGGAGTGATTACGATAGGAGCTGCAGAATCACTCTGTGTATTTTGGCTGCCACCGCTTTTAAAGGAGTTTCGCGCAAGTTATCCTAAGGTGCAGATAAATCTTAAGGTAGGCAACTGTGTGGACTTTCCTTATTGGCTGCAACAAAACATGATTGATGTCGCTTTTGGTCTCAATGATGAGTCGGAGCAGCAGCAGCTTAGGCAAATTGAATTATTCCGGGGTGAAACAGTATTTATTGTGGCTCCTGATCATGACTTAGCTGGAATTTCTGTGCTGAATATAGGCCATCTTACAGGTCAGACTGTCTTATTACCAGAAGGCTTTTGCGGCTATCCAATGGATTTGAAGGACTTAATCGAGGAAAATCGGATTAAGGCTAACACCATTATGGAATTTGGCAGCCTTGAGTCAATTAAACAGTGTGTGAAAAATGGTCTAGGTATTTCCCTTTTGCCCAGAATTTCTGTAGAAGATGAATTACAGCGTGGTGAACTCATTCGTTTGGAGTGGGATGGGCCTGATATTCCCATCCAAGCACAAATGCTGTTTCATCGAGATAAATGGCTCTCACCGCCACTAGCGGCGCTAGAGCAACTTATAACAAGTAAAACTCAACGATAG